The Bradyrhizobium sp. WSM471 genome includes the window TCTCGTCGACAACGCCTGCAAATGGGCGGCCTCGAGGGTCTTCATCGAAGTTCTGGTGGAAGCGCCGCATCAGGCGAGCACCGGTCCGCGGCTGCATATCATCGTCGACGACGACGGCCGCGGCCTGTCGGAGGCCGAGCGCTCGCAGGTCTCACGGCGCGGCCAGCGGCTCGACGAGTCCAAGCCCGGATCGGGGCTTGGACTGTCGATCGTGACCGAGCTCGCTGCGCTCTACGGCGGCAGCCTCTCACTCGGCCGCGCACCGACCGGGGGCCTGCGGTCGGAGCTGGTCCTCCCCGGAATATAATCCCTTGTTCCGATACGACTATTTGGCCTGCGGCACGTCGATCCCGACGAAACCAGGGGTATTCGGAACGACTTCCTAAACGGCTTCTTAAGTGGGGCCCATCTATGATCGAGCAGGACGGATCCCACGTCCGCCATTTTACCGTTCACTACCCGGGCGCATGAGCCAGACATCGATCGAGCGGCTGAGGGACTATCTCGCGCAGCTCCCGCCGCAGGCGCAGGCACTGCTGATGCGGGAGTTCGAGCGTGCGCTCGAGCGCGGCCAGGACACGGCCGTGGCAACCCTCGTGCTCGACCAGCTGCGCAAGATCGTCCGCAAGACGGAAGCCGACGCGGCCCCACCGCCGCGTACGGACGATCTGTCGCGGCTACTGTTCCAGGTGCTGGAACCATTCGTGGTCGAAGCGGGCGCCCCGATCCGGGCCGGGCAGATCCGCCGCTCTTCGCTGGCTCCGATCTGGCAATGGCTCGGCCGCGACGGTGCTCCGGCCAAGCTGAGCGAATTCGAGGCGGCGCTGGCGCGCATGCCGGCCGACAGTGCAGGGCAGGTCGAAGCGCTGGCCTCGAAGCTCCAGGCGGTCGCCGCGGATGCCATCTTCGAACTGACCGGGCCGGGCGGGGGTGACAAATCGCGTGCGCTCGCCCGCGTCGGTCCGCCCAACGTGATCGAGGATCTCTATTCGACCGGGGCGGTGCTCGCGGTCCGCGACGCCATCGCCACCTTGAACGAGAAGCTGCCGCGCTCCCTGCGCGCCTTCGGCGATGCCCAGATCGCCTCGGTGACTGCCGCGCTCAACATTCCCGTCCTCCAGACGCCGCAGATGCTGCCCTTCGCGCTCTCGATCGTCGTGCAGCGGATGACCGCGCCGTGGCAGATCATCCGCCTCGCGATCAAGATTGCCGCGTCCGACGATGAGATCCGTGTCGCGGCAACGCCCTATGGCGTCGCCGTCACGATGGCGCTGCATGATCTGTCCTGCGTGGCTGCCATCCTGCGCATGGACATCAAGCGCGGCCATTTCGACAACGTCGCCGGCAATCTCAAGACGCTGCACGATGGCGTCCGGGGCCTGCGTACCGAGCTCGACCTGCGCAACGATTCCGCCTGGGGCAAGCAGTTGACCTCGATCCGGGCCGACATCTCCAACGCGCTGCAATCCGAGATCGACAGTGTTCCCGGCCGCGTCCGCCGCATCCTGCGCCAGCGCGCCGAGAAGGACATTCCGCCGGGCGCGCGGATCGACAGCACCGAGGTCGAGGAAACCGTCGCGCTGATCGATTTCGTCGCGACCTGCCGCAATTATGCGAGCGAGCTTGCGATCAATGAGGTGACACTGCGCACCTATTCCGACCTCCAGCAATATGTCGAGCGTTCGACCGAGCAGCTCGTGCAGTCGCTGCGCGGCGCCGATCACAAGGTCCGCACCTATCGGCAGCAGCAGGTGCAGGCCGCGATCCGCTTCTGCCAGGTGCTATTCGGCGATGATTATGCCTCGCTGATGAGCCGCGCCGCGGAGAACGCGGCCACGGGCGAGCGCAAATCGTCGCGCGCGAGCTGACTCAAGGCGCATATTTCAGTAGTCACAATTTCAGGTTGACGGTGTCGGTGGCTGGCCCTACGGTCGCCGTGCAACTTTTTGATATTTCTATCTGTGGGCGCATGAAATCCGTTATCAGTTCCATCGAAATCGAGAATCGCGTCGTCGTTGCCAAATATCAAAGGCTGATGGTCGGCGCGAAGGTGGTGCTGGTCGAGAAGGCAAGCGGTCGGCAGCTTCCTGAGACCGTCACCAGGGTTGCATCGCCCGTTCCCGTCGGGGCGTTGCGCATCAGATTGCCCGACGCTATCGAGCCGGGAACATACTTCCTGAAGGCCTTCAACGGGCATGGCGAGGACGCCGCTCAAAGCGCGGACTTCGAGATAGGCTAAGCCGTTGGATTTTCACCATTTCGGGACTGTGCGCGGTCGCGCCGAATTGACAATTGTCAATTGCCGCATCGTCCGGCCGTGGTGTAAAGCGACCTGTGGGCGCGGCTTGCGCGCTGCCGGAAGCTTGCCAGATGATGCTATGGTTCGTGTTCGCGCTGATGACGGTCGCGGCGATCTTCGCCGTGCTTTTGCCGCTCGGCCGTAGCGGACGCGCCCATAACCAGGGCAGCGAGGTCGCGGTCTACAAGGACCAACTCGCCGAGATCGAGCGTGATCTTGCCGCAGGGCTAATCGCGGCGCCCGAAGCCGAGGCCGCGCGCGTCGAGGTCAGTCGCAGGCTGCTCGCCGCGGCCGGCAGCGAGCCCGCAATCGCACCGAAATCCAGCCTCAAATGGCGCCGCGCGGCGGCCGTGCTTGCGCTTGCCGGTTTGCCGCTGGTTGCGATCGGCGTCTATGTGCCGCTCGGCTCGCCCAGGCTTCAGGACTTTCCGCTGGCGCAGCGGGAGCGCGGATCCGGGTCCGGCATGGCGCAGTCGCTCGAGAATCTGGTCGTACAGGTCGAGCAACATCTGGAAAAGAATCCGACCGACGGGCGCGGCTGGAACGTGATCGCGCCCGTGCTGGAGCGGCTTGGTCGCTTCGACGACGCCGTGCGCGCCTATCGCAACTCGCTCGCCTACAATGGCGAGAGCGCGGAGCGCCGGTCCGATCTCGGCGAAGCGATCTCGGCCGCCGCCGGTGGCGTCGTGACCGCCGAAGCCAAGACCGAGTTCGAGCGCGCGCGCGCGCTCAGCGCCGATGATCCGAAAGCGAACTACTTCCTCGGTCTCGCCGCCGAGCAGGACGGCCGCAAGGACGATGCCGCCAATATCTGGCGCGCGCTGCTGGCGAAAGCGCCGGCGGATGCGCCGTGGCGCCCTCTCGTGCAGACCTCGCTCGCGCGCGTCGGTGGCGGTGGCGTGACGATGCCGGCGCTGTCGGATGAGACCCTCGCAGCTTCCAAGGACATGAAAGAGGGCGATCGCAACGCGATGGTTCGCGGTATGGTCGAACGGCTCGCCACGCGCCTCAAGCAGAACGGCGACGACGTCGAGGGTTGGCTGCGCCTGGTGCGCGCCTATCTCGTGATGGGTGATCGCGAAAAGGCGGTGGGGGCATCGACCGATGCCCGCCAGGCGGTTGCCAACGACGCAGCGCGGCTGCGCCAGCTCGATGAAGGCCTCAAGACACTCGGGCTCGACGGATGATGATGTCAGGACGAGACGGGCAGGGAATGGATACGCCATGACGCGCAAGCAGCGACGTATGACCATCATCGGCGGCTCGCTTGCCGTGCTCGCGCTCGCGGCCGCGCTGGTGCTCAATGCGTTGCGCGACTCCATCGTGTTCTTCTCGACGCCGACCATGGTCGCCGAGAAGCACGTCGCGCCCGGCAAGCGGTTTCGCCTCGGCGGCCTGGTGCAGCCCGGCTCGCTCCGGCGCGGCGACAATCTCGCAGTGACCTTTGAGGTCGCCGACGGCGGCGCAAAGCTTCCGGTCGCCTTCAAGGGCATTTTGCCTGATCTGTTCCGGGAAGGGCAGGGCGTCGTCGCCGAAGGCGCGCTCGACGCCGATGGCGTGTTCAAGGCCGACACCGTGCTCGCCAAGCACGACGAAACCTACATGCCCAAGGACGTCGCCGATGCCCTGAAGAAGCAGGGGCACTGGAAGGATGACTACGGCGCCAAGGCTTCCGATGGCGTCAAGCCCGCGGCCACGACCGCGCAGGGCAATCCGCAGGGAGCGATTCGATGATCGCGGAGTCAGGACATTACGCGCTGGTGCTGGCGCTCGGACTGGCACTGATCCAGTCCATCGTGCCCCTGATCGGCGCGCGGCTGCGCGATGACGCGCTGATGAATGTGGCGCGCTCCACTGCGCTGGCGCAGCTCCTGTTCGTCGGCGCGTCGTTCATCGCGCTTGTGATGCTGCACGTAGCTTCGGATTTCTCGGTCGTCAACGTCTACGAGAATTCCCACTCCATGAAGCCGCTGCTCTACAAGATCACCGGCGTGTGGGGAAACCATGAAGGCTCGATGCTGTTGTGGGTGTCGATCCTCGCGCTGTTCGGCGGATTGGTCGCGGCCTTCGGCAACAATCTGCCGCTGTCGCTGCGCGCGCATGTGCTGGCCGTACAGGCGTGGATCGCCAGCGCCTTCTATCTCTTCATCCTGGTGACCTCCAACCCGTTCCTGCGCATCGCCAACCCGCCGATCGAGGGACGCGATCTCAATCCGGTGCTTCAGGACATCGGTCTCGCCGTGCATCCGCCGATGCTCTATCTCGGCTATGTCGGCTTCTCGATCTCGTTCTCTTTCGCGATCGCGGCGCTGCTGGAGGGGCGGATCGACGCCGCCTGGGCGCGTTGGGTGCGGCCGTGGACGCTGGTCGCCTGGATCTTCCTGACGCTCGGTATCGCCATGGGCTCGTACTGGGCCTATTACGAACTGGGTTGGGGCGGCTGGTGGTTCTGGGACCCGGTCGAGAACGCTTCGCTGATGCCGTGGCTTGCCGGCACCGCGCTGCTGCATTCGGCGCTGGTGATGGAGAAGCGCAACGCGTTGAAGGTCTGGACCATCCTCTTGTCGATCCTGACCTTCTCGCTCTCGCTGCTCGGGACCTTCCTGGTGCGCTCGGGTGTCATCACCTCGGTGCATGCCTTCGCGACCGATCCAACCCGCGGCGTGTTCATTCTCCTGATTCTCTGCCTGTTCATCGGGGGCAGCCTGTCGCTGTTCGCGGGGCGCGCGACGTCGTTGAAGCAGGGCGGCCTGTTTGCGCCGATCTCGCGCGAGGGCGCGCTGGTGCTGAACAATCTGCTGCTCACGGTCGCCTGCGCGGTGGTGCTGTTCGGCACACTCTATCCATTGGCGATGGAAATGCTTGTCGATTTCAAGATGTCGGTCGGTGCTCCCTTCTACAACCTCACCTTCGCTCCGCTGTTCACGCTGCTGCTGCTCGCCGTGCCGTTCGGGCCGTTACTGGCATGGAAGCGCGGCGATCTGCTCGGCGTGACGCAACGCCTGCTGGCGGCTGGCGTTGCCGGGCTTGTTGTCGCCGCTCTGGTCTGGGGCTGGGCGCGCGGTGGCAGCGCGCTGGCGCCGCTCGCGATCGGGCTTGGCATCTTCGTGATCGCCGGTGCCGTCACTGACATCGTCGAGCGCACCGGCCTCGTGCGGCTACCGTTCGCAACGGCGCTGCACCGGGCCCGCGGCCTGCCGCGCTCGGCCTGGGGCTCCGCGTTTGCGCATGCCGGCCTCGGCATCGCGCTGATCGGGATCGTCTGCGAGACCACCTGGAACAGCGAATATATCGCGACCATGAAACAGAACGACGTCGCCCATGTTGCCGGTTACGACGTGAAGCTCGATGGTTTGTTTCAGCGCCAAGGCCCGAACTTCCGCGAGATGATCGCCGAATTCAATGTCAGCCAGGACGGCGAGAAGCTCAGCGTGATGACGCCGTCCAAGCGCAGCTTCACCACCCGCGGCTCCTCGACCACCGAGGCCGCGCTGCTGACGCGCGGCGCAAGCCAGCTCTACATCTCTCTCGGGGACGCCACCGGCGAGGGTGCCATCGCCGTGCGCATCTATCACAAGCCGCTGGTGCTGCTGATCTGGTGGGGACCGGTGCTGATGGCATTCGGCGGCGTGCTGTCGCTGTCGGACCGGCGCCTCCGGGTGGGCGCGCCGAAACCGGCGCGGGCCAAGCAGCGCCTGCAGCCGGCGGAGTGATCCAATGCGTCGAATGATGGCCGCGTTCGTCGCGCTGCTGCTGCTGGCCTTGCCTGCGGCGCATGCCGTGCAGCCCGACGAGATCATGTCGGATCCGGTGAAGGAGTCGCGCGCACGCGACTTGTCGCGCGAGCTGCGCTGCATGGTCTGCCAGAACCAGTCGATCGACGATTCCGATGCGCCACTGGCGCGCGATTTGCGGCTCCTGGTGCGCGAGCGCATCGCGGCCGGCGACAGCAATTCGCAAGTGCTCGATTTCCTGGTCGCGCGCTACGGCGAGTTCGTGCTGCTCAAGCCACGCTTCGAGCGCCAGAACATGCTGTTGTGGCTGCTCGCGCCGCTGCTGCTGATTGGCGGCGGCCTGGCGCTATGGCTGCAAATCCGCCGGCGCTCGCGAAATGGTGCAGACGTACCGGCTCCGCCGCTCACGCCCGACGAGGAAGCGCGGCTCGCCGCATTGATGGCGGATGAAGCCAAATCTTAAGCTGCTTCCAGCCTTAGCTGTTTCAAACCTTAGTTGTTTCAAACCTTGGCCACTTCAAATTGTTCTGGTTACGCAATGATACGTAGCTCCTTGCCACAGCATGTTTCATGCTCTGTTGACCTTTGTCTGAAAGCTTGTCGCGAAATTCGATTCCAGGCTTTGAGTCCTCAATTATGTTCGCGAACAGCAATCTGACGATCCGCTTCCTGGTCGGCGCCGTCGTCGCTGCATTATTGTTCCTGCTGGGCATCGGAGGCGGCACCGGCTTCGTCGCGGTGCTCTATCTCAACAACGAGATCACCAGCCTTTCGTCGGACTTCGCCGCGCTGAGTGGCCCCGCGCACGACCACGCGATGCAGATCTACCAGCAGGCGCAGACCGCGTTCTCCTATTTTCTCGTCGCTTGCGGCGTGATCGCCGTTGTAGCCATCGCGATCTGCCTCATCACCTGGTTTGCCGTGCGCAACGGCATCCTCAATCCGCTGGCGGCGATCGTTCATGCTATGCGCGAGGTCGCCGACCAAAGGTTCGAGACTCCGGTTCCGGGTCTCGGCGGCACCAACGAGATCGGCCTGCTCGCTGGCGCTTTGGAGGTGTTCAAGACCAATGGTGTGGAGCGGCGCCGCCTCGCCGAGCTGCAGCTCCACGAGGCGCAGCATCAGGCCGAGCGATCGAAATTCCTGGACGCGCGAATCAGGCGCTTCAACGATCTCGTCGCCAGTGTCGTCGACAGCGTGGCGTCGTCGGCCGTGCATCTCGAGAGCAACGCCCAGACGTTGTCGCGGACGGCCAACGATACCACCACCAAGGCCAACGCCGTGGCAAGCGCAGCGAGCCAGGCCAGCGGCAGCGTGCAGACCGTCGCGGGCTCGGCGGAGGAGATGACGAATTCGATCGGCACGATCAGCCGTCGCGTCACGGACGCGACCCAGCGTGCCGAGGGCGCGGCGACGCAGGTCGAGAAGAGCCGCGACACCATCCACACGCTGTCGGACGCGGCCGACAAGATCGGCGAGGTCGTGCAGCTCGTGCAGGCGATCGCGTCGCAGACCAATTTGCTCGCGCTCAACGCCACCATCGAGGCGGCGCGGGCTGGCGAGGCCGGCAAGGGATTTGCCGTGGTCGCCTCCGAGGTGAAGAATCTGGCGCACCAGACCAGCAAGGCGACGGAGGAGATCACGTCCCACGTCGCCAGCATCCAGGGCATCACCGCACAGACGCGCGGCGCGATCGACGGCGTCTCGCAGACGTTGTCTGAGATCTCGTCCATCATGTCCGGCATCGAGATCGACACCGCCCAGCAGCGCACCGCCACGCAGGAGATCACGCGCAGTGCCAAGGACGCCGCGCGCGGTACGCTCGACGTCTCCAATCACATCGTCCAGATCACCTCGACGTCCGCCGAGACCGGCCGAATGGCCGCCGAGGCGCGCGATTCCGCGGTCGACCTGTCGCAGCAGGCCGAGACTTTGAAGCGCGAGGTCGACGAATTCATCGTCAGTGTGAGAGCGAGCTGAGAGCCCTGAAAAAGGCGCTTCCGCGCCGCCACCGGAACTCGATTAAGTTCCTGTAAGACAAAGACTTTCTCTCTGCGATAAACTGCCGCATCCGCATTCCCCTTCATTACAAAAGTTTAACCCCGCCGCCAGCCCACGGTAAGGCGGCAGCCCCCATCTTCAGGTTCGTAAGGTGCCGCCGTCAGGTACCAAATGGATTTCAAGGCCCTGGAGATCTCTGCATGACCGACCGTTCCGACCTCTCGAACCTTCCGTCCTACCGGCAGCCCCGCCGGTCGATTTTCTCGGCCCGCAAGTTCGCGCTGATGGCCTCGGTCGTCGCCGGCCTCGGTGCCGCCGTCTACGGCTTCGGCACGTCGACCTCGCCGGCCGACCTGTTCTCGAGCCCGGCGCACGCACAGGTCAACAACGAGGTCCGCAAGGTTGAACGCCCGATTGGTTTCGCCGACATCGTCGAGCGCGTGAAACCGTCGGTGATCTCGGTGAAGGTCAACATCAAGGAAAAGACCGCGAGCAATGATGACGGCGATGACGCGCAGTCGCCGTTCCAGCCGGGCTCGCCGATGGAGCGGTTCTTCCGCCGCTTCGGCGGTCCGGATGGCATCCCGGGCCTGAAGGGTGGTGGCGGTCGAGGCCGTGTCGTGCAGGGCCAGGGCTCCGGCTTCTTCATCTCGGCTGATGGCTTTGCCGTGACCAACAACCACGTGGTCGACGGCGCCGACAAGGTCGAGGTCACGACCGACGACGGCAAGACCTACACCGCCAAGGTGATCGGCACCGACCAGCGCACCGACCTCGCCTTGATCAAGGTCGAGGGCAGCTCGAGCTTCCCGTTCGCGAAGCTTGCCGACGGCAAGCCGCGGATCGGCGACTGGGTGCTCGCGGTCGGCAACCCGTTCGGCCTCGGCGGCACCGTGACTGCCGGCATCGTTTCGGCCAGCGGCCGCGACATCGGCAACGGCCCCTACGACGATTTCATCCAGATCGACGCGCCCGTGAACAAGGGCAATTCCGGCGGTCCGGCCTTCGACACCAACGGTGAGGTGATGGGCGTCAACACCGCGATCTACTCGCCTTCCGGCGGCAGCGTCGGCATCGCGTTCTCTATCCCCGCCAGCACCGTGAAGAGCGTGGTGGCGCAGCTCAAGGACAAGGGCTCGGTCAGCCGCGGCTGGATTGGCGTGCAGATTCAGCCGGTGACATCGGACATCGCCGACAGCCTCGGCATGAAGAAGGCCGAAGGCGCGCTGGTTGCCGAGCCGCAGGCGAATGGTCCGGCGGCGAAGGCCGGCATCGAGTCCGGTGACGTGATCACGTCGGTCAACGGCGAAGCGGTCAAGGACGCCCGCGAGCTCGCCCGTACCATTGGCGGCCTGGCGCCCGGCGCGACCGTGAAGCTCAACGTGCTGCACAAGGGCCAGGACAAGGTCGTGAACCTCACCCTCGGCCAGCTGCCGAACACGATCGAGGCCAAGGCCGACCTCGACAAGGACAGCGGCAAGGGCGCGAGCCGCGGCACCGATGTGCCTAAGCTCGGCATGACCGTCGCGCCCGCCGATTCCGTGGCCGGCGCCGGCAAGGAAGGCGTCGTGGTCACCGAGGTCGATCCGAAGAGCGCCGCAGCCGAACGCGGCTTCAAGGAAGGTGACGTGATTCTCGAAGTCGGCGGCAAGAGCGTGAGCACCGCCGGCGAAGTCCGCGACGCCATCAACACGGCGCGGACCGACAACAAGAACAGCGTCCTGATGCGGGTGAAGAGCGGCGGCCAGTCGCGCTTCGTCGCCGTGCCCATCGCCAAGGGCTAACGAAGGGCTAACGAAGGGCTAACCAAGGGCTCGGCCTGAGGAGGCCTCCGAGATGAAGGGTGTCGCCGGCATCAGTCGCCCCCGCCGATGGCGCCCTTCGGGGGAGCAGCGCAACGTTTGCTTCCCCTGTCTACCTTCCGGTGGAATACGCCCCCCTCCGTCGGAAGGCTTAGGGCGGTGAAGTCCCCCCAGCTTCACCGCCCGCCTTTTTTCTCGATGCCAGAGTCTCTCACTCGGCTTGCATGCGATTGCCGCTCGCGCCATGTTTAGAGAAGGTTCACTCCCTTGACCGTTGCCGAACGCACGATGCGCCTCCTCATCATCGAAGACGACCGCGAATCCGCCGACTACCTCGTGAAGGCGTTTCGCGAGGTCGGGCACATTGCCGACCACGCCGCCGACGGCGAGGAAGGCCTCGCCATGGCCGAGAACGGCGATTACGACGTGCTGGTGGTCGACCGCATGCTGCCTAAGCGCGACGGCCTGTCGGTGATCGGCGCGCTCCGCGAGAAGGACGATTCGACGCCGGTGCTGATTCTCTCCGCGCTCGGCCAGGTCGACGACCGCATCAAGGGCCTGCGCGCCGGCGGCGACGACTATCTGCCGAAACCCTATTCCTTCGCCGAGCTGTTGGCCCGGGTCGAGGTGCTGTCGCGCCGCCGCGGCGGTCCGGCCGAGGACACGCTGTACCGCGTCGGCGATCTCGAGCTCGACCGGCTCTCCCACCGCGTCGCTCGCGGCAAGGACGAGCTGACGCTGCAGCCGCGCGAATTCCGCCTGCTCGAATATTTGATGAAGCATGCGGGCCAGGTGGTGACCCGCACCATGCTGCTGGAGAATGTCTGGGACTATCATTTCGATCCGCAGACCAACGTCATCGACGTGCATATTTCGCGGCTGCGCTCCAAGATCGACAAGGGTTTTGAGCGGCCGCTGCTGCACACCATCCGCGGCGCGGGATACATGATCCGTGACGGCATTCGGTAAACTCGTCCGCACCACGGCATTCCGGCTGACGCTGGTCTATTTGCTGTTGTTTGCGATGTTCGCGGCCTCGCTGCTCGCCTATTTCGCCTGGAATACGCGGCGACTAATCACCGAGGAGATCACGCAGACGGTCAATGCCGAGACGTCGGAGATCAACGAGATCTACGGCCGCCGCGGCTTGCGCGCTCTCGTGCTCGCGATCGAGTACCGCGCGCTGCGGCCGGGCGCCAACCTCTATCTCGTGACCACGCCGACCGGGCAGGCGATCGCCGGCAATGTCGGCTCGCTGGCGCCCGGCGTGATGGCGACGCGCGGCTGGTCGGAGACGGCGTATCGGCGCATCGAGGATGCGGACGAGCGCGACCATCGCGCCCTGGTGCGCGTCACCGAGCTCGAGAATGGCTTCCGGCTTCTGATCGGCCGCGATCTCGCCGAGCGGCGGCGCCTGTTCGGCATCGTTGCCAAGGCTGCGCAATGGTCGGTGCTGATCGTCGTGGTGCTTGGCCTGGGCGGCGGGATCTTCGTCGCGCGCAGGGTGCTCAGGCGCATCGACGCCATGTCCGGGACGGCCCATCGCATCATGATAGGCGATCTCAGCGAGCGTCTGCCGGTAGGACGCAGCGGTGACGAGCTGGACCGCCTCGCTGAAAACCTCAATGCGATGCTGGAGCGCATCGAGGCGCTGATGGCGGGGCTGAAGGAGGTCTCCGACAACATCGCCCACGATCTCAAGACGCCGCTGACACGCTTGCGCAACCGCGCCGAGGAGGCGCTGGCGAAATCAGGCAGCGAGGCCGATTACCGCGCCGCGCTGGAGCGGACCATCGAGGAATCCGACGGCCTGATCCGTACATTCAACGCGCTGCTGATGATCGCGCGCGCCGAGTCCGGTCAGGCGCGTGGCAACATGAACGATTTCGACGCGGCCGATGTCGCACATGGCATCCACGAGCTCTACGAGCCGCTGGCTGAAGACGACGGCATGACGCTGAAGGTCAAGGCCGATCCGACGCCGGTGCACGCCAACCGCGAACTGATCAGCCAGGCGCTCGCCAATCTGGTCGAGAATGCGATCAAATACGGCAAGCCGGTCGCGCTAACGGGTGGAACCGTGGTCAGCCTGGATTCAAGGCAGATCACGATCGAGGCGAAACGCGAGGGCGATCAGGTGCTGCTCAGCGTCACCGATCGCGGCCCCGGTATACCCGAGGCCGACCGCAAGCATGCTGTCGAGCGATTCGTGCGGCTTGAAGCCAGCCGCACGCTGCCGGGCTCCGGCCTCGGCCTCAGTCTTGCTTCTGCGGTTGCAACGCTGCATGGCGGCGAATTGCGGCTGGGCGATGCCCATCCGGGCCTCGTCGCCACCCTGGTGCTACCGGCGCGCGCGGGCGACAGGGTTGCTCCTCCAATACCGGATGTGCCACAGAAGGTGGCATGAACAACTCCGCGCCGGGAAACGCGGACAAGCATGGTGAGAGACTTGCCGCACGCTTCGCGGAGGCTCCCCATATTGCCGCTTCCGTCACCGACCAAGGACGTTTTGAAAGCTGGCTGGCCGAGCTCGAGCCCGCGCAATCTGCCCATCTTGAAGCTCTGCTGGCTCATCCCTTCGCGCGGGACACACTGGCCGGCATCGCGGAATTCTCGCCTTATCTGTTCGAACTGGTGCGGGCTGATTCGCAGCGCCTGATCCGACTGCTGGAATGCGATCCGGATGCGCATCTCGCCACGCTGATCGCGGAGGCGAACGGCGCCGTGCTCGCGGCATCCGACGAAGCCGAGGTGATGCGGCTGCTTCGCCGCATGAAGGCGGCGGCCGCGCTCCTGATCGCACTGTGCGACATCGGCGGGGTCTGGCCGGTGATGCGGGTGACCGCAGCGCTCACCGATGTCGCGGTGTCCTCGGTGCGGGCGGCGCTTCAGTACCTCCTGCGGCAGGAAGCCGCACGGGGCAAGCTCTTGCCGCCCAATCCCGAGGCGCCGGAGGAGGGCTGCGGGCTGATCGTGCTTGCGATGGGCAAAATGGGCGCAGGCGAGCTGAACTATTCCAGCGACATCGATCTCATCGTGTTCTTCGATCCCGACAATACGACGCTGGCCGCGGATATCGAACCCCAGCCATTCTTCGTGAGGGTAACGCAGGGGATGGCACGCATTCTCCAGCAGCGCACCTATGACGGCTACGTCTTCCGCGTCGATCTGCGCCTGCGTCCCGATCCATCTTCGACGCAGGTGGCGATTTCGCGTGATGCCGCGCTGAACTATTACGAGCGGGAAGGGCGTACCTGGGAGCGCGCCGCGATGATCAAGGCGCGCGCCTGCGCCGGCGATCCCAGGGCGGGCGAGGCGCTGCTCGCGGAAATCGCGCCCTTCGTCTGGCGCAAGCATCTCGACTTTGCCGCGCTTGCCGACGTTCACGACATGAAGCGGCAGATGCAGACCTATCGCGGCCAGAGCGAGGTTGCTGTCGAAGGGCACAACGTGAAGGTCGGGCGCGGCGGAATCCGCGAGATCGAGTTCTTCGCCCAGACCCAGCAATTGATCGCCGGTGGCCGCCATCCTGAGCTGCGCGTGCGGCCGACGCTCGCCGCGCTTGGCGTGCTCGCTTCCAGCAATTGGATCACGTTTGCGGCGCGCGACGAGCTGACCACGGCGTACCAATTCCTGCGTCGGGTCGAGCATCGCCTCCAGATGATCGCAGACGAGCAGACTCACACGCTGCCCGAGGACAAGGAGGCGGTCGAGCGTTTCGCCTGGTTCTTCGGCTATCCGGATCGCGAGGCCTTTGCCCGCGACCTCTTGCGCCAGCTCGAGATCGTCCAGGGCCACTACGAAAAACTGTTCGAGGGCGACGATCCGACCGGCACGGCCAAGCTGCCGGCGCTCGACTACAGTGCGGGTCCCGACGATCCGCGGCTGCTTCAGTACCTGGCGACGCTCGGTTTCAAGAAGCCCGCCGCCGTCGCGCAGACCGTGCGTGACTGGATCACCGGCGACTACCGCGTGTTCCGCAATGAGGCGACGCGCAATGCCTTCATCGAATTCGTGCCGGCCCTGATCGACGGTCTCGCTCATGCCGAGGAGCCGGATCGGGCCGTCGTGGCGTTCGACCATTTCCTTGGGGCGCTTCAGCGGGGCGGTC containing:
- a CDS encoding methyl-accepting chemotaxis protein, with the protein product MFANSNLTIRFLVGAVVAALLFLLGIGGGTGFVAVLYLNNEITSLSSDFAALSGPAHDHAMQIYQQAQTAFSYFLVACGVIAVVAIAICLITWFAVRNGILNPLAAIVHAMREVADQRFETPVPGLGGTNEIGLLAGALEVFKTNGVERRRLAELQLHEAQHQAERSKFLDARIRRFNDLVASVVDSVASSAVHLESNAQTLSRTANDTTTKANAVASAASQASGSVQTVAGSAEEMTNSIGTISRRVTDATQRAEGAATQVEKSRDTIHTLSDAADKIGEVVQLVQAIASQTNLLALNATIEAARAGEAGKGFAVVASEVKNLAHQTSKATEEITSHVASIQGITAQTRGAIDGVSQTLSEISSIMSGIEIDTAQQRTATQEITRSAKDAARGTLDVSNHIVQITSTSAETGRMAAEARDSAVDLSQQAETLKREVDEFIVSVRAS
- the ccmI gene encoding c-type cytochrome biogenesis protein CcmI, translating into MMLWFVFALMTVAAIFAVLLPLGRSGRAHNQGSEVAVYKDQLAEIERDLAAGLIAAPEAEAARVEVSRRLLAAAGSEPAIAPKSSLKWRRAAAVLALAGLPLVAIGVYVPLGSPRLQDFPLAQRERGSGSGMAQSLENLVVQVEQHLEKNPTDGRGWNVIAPVLERLGRFDDAVRAYRNSLAYNGESAERRSDLGEAISAAAGGVVTAEAKTEFERARALSADDPKANYFLGLAAEQDGRKDDAANIWRALLAKAPADAPWRPLVQTSLARVGGGGVTMPALSDETLAASKDMKEGDRNAMVRGMVERLATRLKQNGDDVEGWLRLVRAYLVMGDREKAVGASTDARQAVANDAARLRQLDEGLKTLGLDG
- a CDS encoding cytochrome c-type biogenesis protein — translated: MRRMMAAFVALLLLALPAAHAVQPDEIMSDPVKESRARDLSRELRCMVCQNQSIDDSDAPLARDLRLLVRERIAAGDSNSQVLDFLVARYGEFVLLKPRFERQNMLLWLLAPLLLIGGGLALWLQIRRRSRNGADVPAPPLTPDEEARLAALMADEAKS
- a CDS encoding heme lyase CcmF/NrfE family subunit, translating into MIAESGHYALVLALGLALIQSIVPLIGARLRDDALMNVARSTALAQLLFVGASFIALVMLHVASDFSVVNVYENSHSMKPLLYKITGVWGNHEGSMLLWVSILALFGGLVAAFGNNLPLSLRAHVLAVQAWIASAFYLFILVTSNPFLRIANPPIEGRDLNPVLQDIGLAVHPPMLYLGYVGFSISFSFAIAALLEGRIDAAWARWVRPWTLVAWIFLTLGIAMGSYWAYYELGWGGWWFWDPVENASLMPWLAGTALLHSALVMEKRNALKVWTILLSILTFSLSLLGTFLVRSGVITSVHAFATDPTRGVFILLILCLFIGGSLSLFAGRATSLKQGGLFAPISREGALVLNNLLLTVACAVVLFGTLYPLAMEMLVDFKMSVGAPFYNLTFAPLFTLLLLAVPFGPLLAWKRGDLLGVTQRLLAAGVAGLVVAALVWGWARGGSALAPLAIGLGIFVIAGAVTDIVERTGLVRLPFATALHRARGLPRSAWGSAFAHAGLGIALIGIVCETTWNSEYIATMKQNDVAHVAGYDVKLDGLFQRQGPNFREMIAEFNVSQDGEKLSVMTPSKRSFTTRGSSTTEAALLTRGASQLYISLGDATGEGAIAVRIYHKPLVLLIWWGPVLMAFGGVLSLSDRRLRVGAPKPARAKQRLQPAE
- the ccmE gene encoding cytochrome c maturation protein CcmE — encoded protein: MTRKQRRMTIIGGSLAVLALAAALVLNALRDSIVFFSTPTMVAEKHVAPGKRFRLGGLVQPGSLRRGDNLAVTFEVADGGAKLPVAFKGILPDLFREGQGVVAEGALDADGVFKADTVLAKHDETYMPKDVADALKKQGHWKDDYGAKASDGVKPAATTAQGNPQGAIR